One part of the Solanum dulcamara chromosome 8, daSolDulc1.2, whole genome shotgun sequence genome encodes these proteins:
- the LOC129900063 gene encoding uncharacterized protein LOC129900063: protein MTKTVDMIKFANTWISDIAPMARLILEENKDKSRICKVLWNANVGFEIGEGEYKHTVNLADRVCSCRTWQLRGISCQHAIAALCHIEQEHEPLVEHWYKKDTFLKAYSHFIQPIPNMKIWPKTNNPRIEPPEPKPMPDRPARSRRKGKDEPRKKYGKMSKQGVKQTCSMCKQQSYNKKYCKVVGQSSEESF from the exons ATGACAAAAACTGTGGACATGATTAAGTTTGCCAACACCTGGATATCTGATATTGCACCTATGGCTAGACTTATCTTAGAGGAGAATAAGGACAAGTCTAGGATATGCAAGGTGCTTTGGAATGCTAATGTTGGGTTTGAGATCGGAGAAGGGGAGTACAAGCATACAGTTAACTTGGCTGATAGAGTTTGTAGTTGTAGAACTTGGCAACTGAGAGGCATTTCATGCCAACATGCTATTGCTGCTTTGTGCCACATAGAACAGGAGCATGAACCTCTTGTGGAGCATTGGTATAAGAAGGATACCTTCTTAAAGGCTTATAGTCATTTCATCCAACCAATTCCAAATATGAAGATATGGCCTAAAACTAACAATCCAAGGATTGAACCTCCTGAACCTAAACCAATGCCTGACAGACCTGCAAGAAGTAGaagaaagggcaaagatgaaccaAGAAAGAAGTATGGAAAAATGTCCAAACAAGGGGTAAAACAGACTTGTTCCATGTGTAAACAACAAAGTTATAACAAGAAATATTGCAAG GTTGTTGGTCAAAGTTCAGAAGAAAGTTTCTAA